From Erwinia sp. HDF1-3R, one genomic window encodes:
- the ilvL gene encoding ilv operon leader peptide, whose product MKALLRVLSLVVINVVVIIITPCGATLGGRKA is encoded by the coding sequence ATGAAAGCCCTCCTACGCGTCCTAAGCCTAGTCGTCATTAACGTCGTCGTGATTATTATCACGCCGTGCGGGGCTACGCTCGGAGGAAGAAAGGCTTAA
- the ilvG gene encoding acetolactate synthase 2 catalytic subunit: MNGAQWVVQALRTQGVETVFGYPGGAIMPVYDALYDGGVEHLLCRHEQGAAMAAIGYARATGKVGVCIATSGPGATNLITGLADAMLDSVPLVAITGQVSTAVIGTDAFQEIDVLGMSLSCTKHSFLVQSLNELPEIMAEAFAIAASGRPGPVLIDIPKDIQLASGDLTAHLVPVEAEAEHPHQALQQARTLLAQAEKPVLYVGGGVGMAGAVDALRTFAKESGIPVVATLKGLGSPDSDDPCYLGMLGMHGTKAANLAVQQCDLLIAVGARFDDRVTGKLNAFAPHARVIHMDVDPAELNKLRRAHIALRGDLNKLLPDLYHPVEIDAWREHVQALKAEHGWRYDHPGDAIFAPLFLRQLSDRKPRSAVVTTDVGQHQMWAAQHINHTRPENFITSSGLGTMGFGLPAAVGAQVARPDDTVICVSGDGSFMMNVQELGTIKRKKLPVKIVLLDNQRLGMVRQWQELFFSERYSETNLSDNPDFLTLASAFDIPGQRITRKDEVDAALDALLQSEGPYLLHVAIDEHENVWPLVPPGASNEHMMEKTS; encoded by the coding sequence ATGAATGGTGCTCAGTGGGTGGTTCAAGCGTTGCGTACGCAGGGTGTCGAAACAGTTTTCGGCTATCCCGGTGGTGCGATTATGCCGGTCTATGACGCGCTCTATGACGGTGGCGTCGAACACCTACTTTGCCGCCATGAACAGGGCGCTGCGATGGCTGCCATTGGCTATGCCAGGGCGACCGGTAAAGTGGGCGTCTGTATCGCAACGTCGGGTCCCGGTGCCACTAACCTGATTACCGGCCTGGCGGATGCGATGCTGGACTCAGTCCCACTGGTTGCCATCACGGGTCAGGTTTCAACCGCCGTGATCGGAACCGATGCCTTTCAGGAAATCGACGTGCTGGGCATGTCCCTCTCCTGCACGAAGCACAGCTTTCTGGTTCAGTCACTTAATGAGCTGCCGGAAATCATGGCTGAGGCATTTGCTATCGCCGCCTCCGGCCGCCCCGGCCCTGTGCTGATCGACATCCCTAAAGATATCCAGCTGGCCAGCGGCGACCTTACCGCCCATCTTGTTCCGGTTGAAGCCGAGGCCGAACATCCTCATCAGGCATTACAGCAGGCGCGCACTCTGCTGGCTCAGGCGGAAAAGCCGGTACTGTACGTCGGCGGTGGTGTGGGAATGGCGGGTGCCGTAGATGCCCTGCGCACCTTTGCCAAAGAGAGCGGCATTCCTGTTGTCGCTACGCTTAAGGGCCTGGGGTCGCCGGACAGTGACGACCCCTGCTATCTGGGCATGTTAGGGATGCACGGAACGAAAGCGGCCAACCTGGCGGTGCAGCAGTGCGATCTGCTGATCGCCGTTGGCGCACGCTTTGATGACCGCGTAACGGGTAAACTTAACGCGTTCGCCCCCCATGCTCGCGTAATCCATATGGATGTCGATCCTGCCGAACTGAACAAGCTGCGTCGGGCGCATATCGCCCTGCGCGGTGATCTCAATAAGCTGTTGCCGGATCTCTACCACCCGGTTGAAATCGACGCCTGGCGTGAACATGTGCAGGCCCTGAAGGCGGAACATGGCTGGCGCTACGATCATCCGGGGGATGCCATTTTCGCTCCGCTGTTCCTCAGGCAGCTCTCCGACCGTAAACCCCGTAGCGCGGTGGTGACCACCGACGTCGGCCAGCATCAGATGTGGGCCGCCCAGCATATAAACCACACCCGCCCCGAAAACTTCATCACCTCCAGCGGGTTGGGAACCATGGGCTTTGGCCTGCCCGCAGCCGTTGGCGCACAGGTTGCGCGTCCCGACGATACGGTTATCTGCGTCTCTGGCGACGGCTCGTTCATGATGAACGTGCAGGAGCTGGGTACGATTAAGCGAAAAAAACTGCCGGTGAAGATCGTCCTGTTGGATAACCAACGCTTAGGGATGGTCCGCCAGTGGCAGGAGCTGTTCTTCTCCGAGCGCTACAGCGAAACGAATTTATCTGACAATCCCGATTTTCTGACCCTGGCTAGCGCCTTCGATATTCCCGGCCAGCGGATTACCCGTAAAGATGAGGTCGATGCGGCATTAGACGCTTTGCTACAGAGTGAAGGGCCTTACCTGCTCCATGTCGCCATAGACGAACATGAAAACGTCTGGCCCCTGGTGCCGCCGGGCGCCAGCAACGAACATATGATGGAGAAAACCTCATGA
- a CDS encoding branched-chain amino acid transaminase, which translates to MTKKADFIWFNGEMVKWEEAKVSVMSHALHYGTSVFEGVRCYDSHKGPVVFRHREHMQRLHDSAKIYRFPVSQSVDELMEACREVLRVNKLKSAYIRPLVFVGDVGLGVNPPDGYETDVIIAAFPWGAYLGAEALEQGIDAMVSSWNRVAPNTLPTAAKAGGNYLSSLLVGSEARRHGYQEGIALDTQGYISEGAGENLFEVKDGILFTPPFTSSALPGITRDAIIKLAKDMGIEVREQVLSRESLYLADEVFMSGTAAEITPVRSVDGIQVGEGKRGPVTARIQSAFFGLFTGETEDKWGWLDSVNP; encoded by the coding sequence ATGACGAAGAAAGCTGACTTTATCTGGTTCAATGGCGAGATGGTTAAGTGGGAAGAGGCGAAAGTCAGCGTTATGTCCCACGCGCTGCATTACGGTACGTCGGTGTTTGAAGGTGTTCGCTGCTACGACTCGCACAAAGGCCCGGTCGTCTTCCGCCACCGGGAACATATGCAGCGCCTGCACGATTCGGCAAAAATCTATCGTTTCCCGGTCAGCCAGAGCGTGGATGAGCTGATGGAAGCCTGTCGCGAGGTGCTACGCGTCAACAAACTGAAAAGCGCCTATATCCGTCCGCTGGTGTTCGTCGGTGACGTGGGTCTGGGCGTGAACCCGCCGGATGGCTACGAAACTGACGTGATCATTGCCGCCTTCCCGTGGGGCGCTTACCTGGGTGCTGAAGCGCTGGAACAGGGTATTGATGCGATGGTCTCTTCGTGGAACCGCGTGGCACCTAACACCCTGCCAACGGCGGCAAAAGCGGGCGGTAACTACCTCTCTTCACTGCTGGTCGGCAGTGAAGCGCGTCGTCACGGTTATCAGGAAGGCATTGCGCTGGATACACAGGGTTATATCTCTGAAGGTGCGGGCGAAAACCTGTTTGAAGTGAAAGATGGCATTCTGTTTACGCCTCCGTTCACCTCTTCAGCGCTGCCGGGCATCACCCGCGACGCCATTATCAAGCTGGCAAAAGATATGGGCATCGAAGTGCGCGAGCAGGTGCTGTCACGCGAATCCCTCTACCTGGCCGATGAGGTATTTATGTCCGGTACGGCTGCTGAAATTACCCCGGTACGTAGCGTGGATGGTATCCAGGTCGGTGAAGGCAAGCGCGGTCCGGTTACTGCCCGCATTCAGTCTGCCTTCTTCGGCCTGTTCACTGGCGAAACAGAAGACAAATGGGGCTGGCTGGATTCGGTTAACCCATAA
- the ilvM gene encoding acetolactate synthase 2 small subunit encodes MMQHQLSIEARFRPEILERILRVIRHRGFQICTMHMAAGAGSDNINIEMTVASLRPVDLLSTQLTKLMDVASVQIQQQTTQQISA; translated from the coding sequence ATGATGCAGCATCAATTGTCTATCGAAGCGCGTTTCCGACCCGAAATACTGGAACGCATTCTCCGCGTGATCCGCCACCGTGGCTTTCAAATCTGCACCATGCATATGGCGGCAGGAGCGGGCAGCGACAATATTAATATTGAAATGACCGTTGCCAGCCTCCGCCCGGTCGATTTACTGTCAACCCAGTTAACTAAATTGATGGATGTCGCGAGCGTCCAGATCCAACAACAGACAACACAACAAATCAGCGCCTGA